The Paraburkholderia sp. PREW-6R genomic interval GACGCGCGGTCGCCGGCGCTGTGGACGCTGCAAATGCGTTATGTGGTGACCGATGTGGCGACCCGGAAAGTGGTTTTCTCCACGACGAAAACCCTCAGGCAGAAGTCGCCGAAATTCACCAGTAGTGTTATTGCTATCGAGGATACGGTGAGGCTGAGTGTCGATGCGTTGATTGGGGATCCGGGGTTTGTGAGGGCGGTGAATTGAGGGGGCGCGTGCCTGCTTTCTGATGGGGAAAGACATGCATCGGATCAAACGCTATCTGACGACCGCGGCCGCTTTCGCAGTCGGCGAGGCACTCGTATCTTTCATGTTGCTGGCCGCGCTGCTTTGCAAGCTGACCGCACGGATCGGCAAGTCAAAGTGATCTCACCCGGTTGAAACGTCATTTCACACTTAATGCCGCTCGCGCCGAACCGAAAGCTGGCTTGGCTGCTCCAGTAGCATCTACCAATCCAAAATTGCGTTCGCGCGAATTCTTCGCTTGCTGCGAGTCCTGCCATTCGTAGATCGACATCAGCGGTGTTCCGGTTTGCGCGCGTTTTGCCAGAAACGATTTGATCTCGTCGGCTTGGCCCACCGCGTCTTTCTTCCCGCCCGACGAGACGCCCCACTCGCTAATCACCACCGGCAGTCCATATCTGGAACGCACGTCTGCGGACACGTCCTGAATCTGCCGGCTGCTCATTCCGTACGCGTGATAAGACACGGCGTCGATGCAGCCGCTCGACGATGCCTGGACGCTTTGCAACAATCTGCCGGATCGCGTATTCATTAATGGCGCGGATGAAAAGCCGAATCCGATGACCGGCGTTGATGTATGAACCGACTTCAACTTTTCGCACACCGCCTGGATAAAAACCGGAAACGTCGAATCGACGCTCCCTGTTGGCCAATAAGCAGGTAAATCGGGTTCGTTCCACAATTCGATGGCGAGCAGATTCTTTTGGTAGGTGCCCGTCAGCCTGCTGATCAAATCGACCAATTGCGTTGCCGACTCGCGCAACTGCGCAGTTCGTGACTCGTCGTTCTGTGCCGGCTGTACAAGCGATACAGTCGATCGCACTGTTAAAAGAACGGGTAAGCCTGCGGAGTCGGCCGCGTCGAACGCCGCCGACACGCTGTTGCGATAACTGGCGAGTTGCATCGAATTCATCCACACGCCGAAACGCACGAAGCTGAAGCCGAACGCTTTGATCCGTCTCGCCATATCCGGCGTAAAGCGCTCGATCTTCACCTGAACACCTACTTTCGGGGATTGATCGATGTTGGAGATCCAGTTCTTGAACAGTTGCGCATGCGCCCCAGCCGACGCACAGCAGATGCACAGCGCCAGCAGACCGGATCTGAACACACGCTCGATGCCTACCATATCTCCCCCGCGTCCGCGGTCTCAACTCGTTTGAAAATGTCCGGGCCTGCATCCATCGGCCAGACAGCTGACACGCCAGGCGCCTAGAAGTGCGACGCTGGACAAGTGCCTGATATAACTTCCCAGATCCGGCTCGAATAGCATGGACACCGCTATATGACCGACGACCAGGCTTGCGAGCACGTCCGCTGCTCCGGCTTGACGACAGGCCGTGCTGGAGCCTCTGCGGTCCAGCACCGAACTAAGCGCGATCCACACGAACACCTGCATCACGAACTCTTTGGGTCCGGGATAAAAGAGAACGGGGACGTTCAGTTTTAGAATCGCATACACATAGTCTGCGCAGAATGTCGTGAACGAGGTCGGTTCGTACAGGTTGTAAAAACCCGTCCGTGCACCGTAGGGTGAGCCGGCCACGAGATAGTCGACTGCCATATCGCGAGGGTGCAGCAAGATGGAATACACAATGTCCGGCAGCAGATACAAAGCAACGACAGCGGCGAGTATGGCAAAGGTCTTGAGCCGTGCCGACATTGCCCAAAAAACCCAGACAGCCGCCGCGATGGCGAGAATCAACGCGAAGTAGATGCGCACTGTGAGCGCATAGCCGAGATAGAGAACGGCCGCTGCCGCCATTACCCAAAAAAGGCCGCCTTTTCTGGCGACCGTCACCAGAATGATGGACATGAGCACGACCAGTGTGTCCTTGCTTGCAACGAACAGATTGAAAAACACACAGGGCGCCAGCAATATGACATTCGCTGCGAGACCGCCGGCGCGCCTCGAATACCCGATCATCAATCCGATGAACAGGACACCAATACCGATCACCAGAAGATTGGTTCCGACACTGCCGAGTGACGCATAAAACTTTGCTACTGCATCGAACGATGTGTCCTGATACGTGCTCGACCCACCAATCTGGGACTGGATCTTGTCGGCGTCACGAGACACGAAATCAGGAAGGAATGTCCCCGCTTTCCAATACACCGCGACATACAGCAGTATCGCGACGCCGGCCGTCAGTCGGACGACGCCCGCGCTAAGCCGCGGCCCCGCATTGATCAGCTTGAAGATCATGGGCAGGCGCCTCGCGCTCGCTGGCGACGCTCGTCCTGTCTTTCCCGGCAGCGCGTCACGACAAACAGCACGGACGCCACAATCGCCGCACTGACCATCAAATGGGCGAACGCGGCGCCCACTGCACCCAGGCGCGCGACCGACAGCCATTCCAGCGGCATGCTGAAGATCGCGACTGCGGAGATGACGACGAATACTTGCTTGCCCAGGCGCAGCGCAATGGCAGCGCTCCAGTAAATATCGGCAATCGACCTGAGCACGAACGAGATGAGCAGCGTGGAAAGCATCAACCGTGTGGCCCCGTCAACCGGCTCATGCGCCATACGAAAGATGGGCTGGATGAGCGCCAGTATCGCTGCTGCCGCTAGCACGGTAATGCAGATGCTGGTGCGTGCAGAACTTCGTAGCACCGCCCGAAAATCGGCAGTTGCAACGCCCAGGGAGCGAACGAGACGGGGCCCTGTCGTCACGACAACGGTCGCATAGGCGATCGTCTGGATCGAATTCGCCACGGACCATGCGAATACATAACGACCGAGTTGATCGGCCGTGATGATTCCGCTCGCAATGAACCGCTCTCCGTATTGCAAGCAGGAAAGTACAGTGGTCGCGACGAAGAAGGGCAAACCGTCGAGCCATACTGTACGAACGCTCGTTACGCTGCCCGCCGCTTTCGCGCGGGCAAATCGCTTCCCCTCATACTCGTGGTTCCAGAGACACCCACACGCTCCCAATGCCGCGACCACATTGGTCACCCACCATAAAGTCAGTATCGACTCGATGGACCGCACCGCGCCGCTGAGCAGCGCGATGATTGCGACACCAGCCCACGCACCTGTCCGGATGAAGAGAAGAAACGAACCCAGGCGCGGCCGGTGCAGGGAGAATACATAAGAGGTCGTCTCGAGGCCGAGGTGTTCAGAAAACGCCACGAGCATGATGCCTACCAGGACGCCCCGTGACATTCCCGCAAACACCGGCAGGTCGACGCCAACCCGTATGAGCCAGACAACCGCCGCAATGACAAAATAAACAACGCAATAGAGTGACAGCAATCGGCGCGCTTCGTGGATCGCAATCGACGCGTTCTCACCACTCAGTCGTCGATTGATTTCGGTACTAAACCCAAGGCCCAGCAATTTGGACGACACGACAGACACCGCGACCGCCAGACCATAGTCAGCCACGGCAGCAAACCCGAGCGTGCGCGCGATGACGATCGTCAGCGCGAACTTTAACGCCAGCGATGCGATCCGAAAGACGAGGCGAAAGAGCAGATGCATAGCGTGCTCGCGTCAGCCGCAGTGTGCTGCGCGAAGCGCGTCGACGACCCGCTCTCTTCCGCGGCGGATTCGCTCGACCCCGGTCGATGCGTTTTTCCAGAAGTCGGGCACCGCGCCGTCCGCGAGAATGGTCGCCGCTACCTTGTCCGGGTCGAAGTCGGCCGCATTCGCAACCCAGCCATTCAAACCCAGATCGGCATAGGCGCCGAATCCCTTTCGCTCGTAGCTAAGGTGATAGGACGGCACGCCGCTTAGCACCGATTCGAGCGCACCATGAAGACGTACCGACACGACGACGTCAGGCCGGTCCGTATTCAGAAGCTGTTTCAGCGGCAAGAGGTCGCCCGTAATGCCCATGCTTCGGTAGTACGCAAGGTCGTCGTTGCCGCGCCCGGTACTTTGCACTGAAAAGCTGATCCGGCAGGCAGGCCGCAAACGCTCGATCAGTGCCTGCGTCGACGCCTCGTACCGCTTGCGCTGCTGCACGCCCCAGCTCGGCGCGCGACGCAATACGAAAGCGACATGATTGACAGCGGACGGCGCTGTGTTCGCGAGTGCCATGATCTGCGTGCTGCGCCGCTCGAAGTCCAGCACGGCAAGATCGGGAGCACGCTGGGTGTTGGTGTTGCCTTCGAGGAAAGACATCGAGCGGTCGTCGCGAACGAACACCGAAGAAAACGTTCCGAGCATGGCTTTCAGGTGCGAATGCAGCGGTTCGGCCGGCATCGAAGGTCCAATGCTTTGCGGCAGATAGACCGTGGGCTTGCCCGACAGGCACGCGGCGCGCATCTGCAACAGATGGCCCGCCTCCAGTTTGAGCGCTTCCAGGTAATTGCGCGCACGCAGATAACCGCCTCCCACGCCGGCGATCAGATCGGCTGATTTTAAAAGGCGCAACAGTTCGCTCAACCGGCTATTGCTGGCCACCGGCAGCAGCAGACTCGCTGCCGCCGCAATCCGAGCCACACCGTTTTCGGCAAGAACCGGCGCAGGGTGCAGGTCGCTGTGCTGGGAAAAAGAAGCGGGATCGGCCGCGACGATCGACACGCGCGTGTTCTCGCCGAGCGCCTGTTTCAAAAGGCCTATCGACAGGTCGACGAGCAGGCCATCGCCGGAATTTCTGGAACTGTATGCGTGCAGTAGCACTACATGCTTGCTGGGCAGTATCATTTGCGCTCCCTGATCAAACGCTTGTAGAGATCCACGGTCTGATTGACCATGGAAGAAGTGGAGAAGCGTTCCACTGCCCGCTCGCAGTTAAGGCTCATTGACTCGCGCATTGACGGGTCTTGCGCAAGCGCACCGATTGCATCCGAAAACGCGGCAACATCATCTGTATTCGGCACAACGAATCCCATTCTTTCTGCGCCGATAAGTTCGGCCGCGCCGGACACACGTGTCGAGACAATTGGCACGCGTGCGGCCATCGCCTCGAGAACGACATAGGGGAAACCTTCGTAGCGGCTTGGAAGCGCGAAAATATCGAATGCCGAAAAGTAGCGGCGCGCTGCCGGGACTGCACCGAGCAAACGAATGTTCGACGGCACGCCTTGCGCACAGATACCCGACGCGCCCATGAAATCGCCCGGGCCTATCACCGCAAAGATCACGTCATCCATTCCACGGTCGAGAAGGCTTCGTGCCGCGCTCGCCAGCCGGTCGACACCCTTCTGGAATTCGAGCCGCCCGACAAAGCCGACAACAACTGCGTTGCTCGGCAAGCCAAGCGCAGCTCTTGCAGCGGCGGCCGGCATCAACGATGGCGCAGGAACCCCGTTGAAAATGGTCGCTATCCGATCCGCTGGAATGCGAAGCACTTGATGCAAGTGTTCCGCTTCGTCAACCGAGACGGCGATGATTCGATCGCTACGGAAACGTCCCAGCAACCGCTCGATCAGTCCATAAAACCGACGTTGCGCGCGCGGCAGATAAGGGTTGAGCGTGTAGACCGCATGCGGCGTATAAACCTGTTTCCATGGGCCCAAACACAGACGCGCGAGCGCACCGGCCTTCGAGCTGTGACTATGCACAATGTCCGGCATGATCTCGCGCAGACATCTGAAAAGATGGGCGAAAGCAAGCGTGTCCGACGCGCCGACAGAACGCTGTACCGGTAGACGATGCACCGAATCGCATTGCGCGAGGACTGACTCATCAATGATCGTCCCGTCGAAACGGTCGCCGCTCGGAACAACCAGATGAATCTCGATGCCGCCGCGCGCGCGTAATCCACGAATCAGATCCGCGATATGGACCGCAACGCCGCCGCCTGCTGCTTCGACGACAAGTGCAACGCGCAGGCGCCGCGCCTTTTGGTTTCTGTTTGTATCGGCGTTCGTGCTGCGCTCGGGAACAACAGGAAGTGTTCGAGTAGGGACAGGCCGCGATATTTCATCGCGAGGTGTGACAGTATTCGAGCGCATCATAACCGCCGGCCAATGCGACTGATCAACCTGCGCCAGCGGGATAGCGGTGCAATCCGCGAATCGTCGTAGCTGTATTGCACGTACCGGTAGCCGCCGTTTTTACGGCTGTAAGCCCGCCTTCCAGACTTCGGATCGACGCCGTTCAGAATGACGCCAGTTACGGCAATGCCGTTATGCGCAAACCGTTTGACAGATTCCGACAGCTCCGAGACCCGCGTGCGGCCAGCGCGTGCAACCAGCAGCACGGTTGCGCAGTAGTGAGCGAGCACCACTGCGTCGGTTGCCACCAGAACTGGCGGTGAATCGACGAGCACAACGTCGTAGTCGCGCGCGCACGCTTCGAAAATGCCTTGCACGCGTTCATGGAGGAGGACTTCCGCCGCACTGAAGGGCAGATCACCTGTAGTCACCACATCGAGGTTCTGAATCACATTGCGGTGAATCACCTCGTTAAGACGAAGCTTGCCGGCGATCACGTCCGTCAGACCGGATTCCCGCTCACGGCGAAAGTTCTGATGCAGGTAGCCTCGGCGAAGGTCACAATCGATAATCAACACGCGCTTGCCGCTGCTCGCCAGCAGCGCGCCAAAATTCGCCGACACAAATGATTTGCCGACACCGGGCGTAGGTCCCGAGACCAGGATTACCTTGTTCGCGGCATTCGCCATGGCGAACTGCAGTGCTGTACGCAAGCTCCTGAGACTTTCAACGGCGGGATCATGCGGATGACGCTCGACCAGCAAGCGCACGTCTGACGCGTCGCTGTCGTCCGCGTTGACCTGCTGCTGGTGACGCGATAGGGGGATAGTCGCGTACACATTAAGGCCGGTATGGCTCTCGACCTCCTCCGCCTCGGCCACTCCCGCAAACAGGAAGCTGTGGACGAACGCAAAGCCTGTTCCGAGCAACAGCCCAAGCAAGGCGCCCGCCGCGATCGTCAACGGACGGTTCGGAAAGGCAACCTGTTCAGGAACGACCGGCGTATCGACCAGCCGAACCGTTCCGGTTTTGCCCGCCTCCACCAGCTTCAATTGCTGGACGTTGTTCAGGAGCGCCGTGTAAAGCTCGGTGTCCACCTTCACGTCGAGCATCAGACGAACGGCATCCTGTTGCACGTCAGGCAAGCGCCGGATCTGTTGATCGAAAGCGCTCTGCTGGCTGCGAAGCGTCGCGATCTGCGAGCCCAGCGCGATCACGTCGGGGTGGGAGTCCGTGAAACGTGCCGCTAATTCGTCGCGCTTCTGCTGCAGTTCAAGCATTCGGGTTTTGGCATCCGCCGTCTGCTGAAGGGCGATCTTCGCCTCCTCCGTCAGATCGACAGAACCCTGACGGTTGCGCATCTGCGTATAACGCGCCTCGGCGTTCTCGAGCTGCTCCTTGAGCAGTGGTGTTTGCGTGTCAAGAAACGCAAGGGACTGCGCCGCGTCGGCGGCCTTGCGGTCGATGTTCTGCTTCACGTAGTAACGACCGACCGCAGCCAGCTGGTCACGAACCGTGATCGGATCGGTTCCCTTGAGACTGGCGATCAGAATGCCCGACGACTTGATCTTCTCCTGAATGTCCAGGCCATTCTGCATGTCGACGATCGTATCGAGACGCGATCTGCGGGTCAGCTTGAACTTCGCACCAGGCTCGGCGTTGAACGACTTCACACATAGCGTCAGCGGACCGTATTCGGTCTTGATTTCTTCTACCTGACCTACCCGGCCAATGAAGGCGTCCGTCAGGTCCCAGCCCGACAGACGATAGCGGCCACCCTCCAGCACGGTCAGCGCGAAATGATCCCCTTCTACACGCTTCGGGACATCGAACAGCGGAATGTCAGCACTTTCGGGACCCCAAACCCAGCCTCCGATACCGAGAACGCCGGGCCGCCCGATCGAGTCATTAAATCGCGAGATAAGGTCGCCAATCACCGGAAAGCGACTTGGCCGCACGACGATATAGCTGTGCAGTTGATCGACGACGCTGGTCACGACAAGCCGCGACGCCATGATCTGCTGCTCGGCGGAGGTCGGAGAGTTGTAGCTGAAAAGCGACGACACATCGCCCAGCAAACTCTGCGCAGCGGCCATACCCGTGCCGTCTTCCACCTGGACCGAGATATCCGCCTCGTAGCGCGGCGGAAAGAGAAAGGCGAAGGCAGTCGCGAGAACAAGGCAAGTGACGCAGATTTTGAGGATGATCCAGCGATAGTCGACGAGCACGTCGAGTACCGCAATCAGATCGATCTCCTCATCATGTTTCAACGCCCCTTTCTCAGGCGGTTGTGACGATTTCATTGGAAAGATGGGCAAGTATTTGAGAGGGCTGTAATAAAGGCAGCGTGCGTGAATCCGTCGCAGTCCTTACGGATATTCATGTCAAGCGGTTGATGCGTTCCGACCATCCCCTTACTCCAGCGTCGATAAGCTCCAGGCTTCGTTCGAAGGCGGCGCGATCTTTGCGGTACGGGTCCGGTATATCGAATCCCGCACCAATCTTCATCGGTGTGCCGGACCCATGGCCAAGTCGGAATACACGCCCGCGCGACAGTGGATAGCCGCGCTCGACATGCTGCTTCTGCCGCTGATCCATCGTCAGCACAAGGTCCGCCGACGCCACCATCCACCCCACGAGTTGACGGGCGCGATGCGGCCGGATGTCTAGACCGCGCTCACTCATCAGGCTGACAGCCATCGGATCAGCCTCGTATCCGATCAGCGCTGTCAGGCCCGCCGAGGCCACCGCAGCCGTTTCCAGCGTTTGCTCGAGAAGCGCTGCCGCCATCGGACTGCGGCAGATGTTCCCGGCGCAGACCACCAGAACGCGACAGATCATTTAGCGATAACGCCAGCCGTTAGTCCGGTGTTGATCAGCGGCATCAGCAGGCTCAGCACACGGTTAAAGCGCACGAGGCCACTGCCGTCGACGTACACCACGTCTTTAGGCCGCAGATCGAAATCTTTGGCCAGCAGCATGGCTACCGGCGATCGACCGTCGAGATGAAAGACCTGCGGACTTCCGCTTAAAGAGCCTCGTATCACGAACATTTGCGCGGCGTCGGCAGTCGACGCGTTCACACTTCCCGCCTGCGCCAATGCATCCGCGAGCGTGATGCGGCCCGTTCGGCGGGGAATGGCAGAAATCGGCTTGTTGACCTCACCCATCACATACACGTCGTTTTCGTCGCGCGAAACGACGCGCAGCATGTCGTCGGCTTTAAGGTAAAGCCGTGACGGACTCACACCGTGAGCGACAAGCTGTGTCAGATTCAAGCGGTGCGACTGACCACCGCGCACCAGAACGAGGTCGCTCTGATCGGCTGTTTCGCTGAAGCCTCCTGCCCGGGCGATGGCTTCGTACAGCGACATCGGCACGTCATTGACCGCAAATGCGCCGGCATTGTGGACCTCACCGTCGACATACACCTGATGCGCACGAAAAGACGCCATGCGCACCGTCACTTGCGGCTTGACAAAATATTTCGCCAGCGCGGCGCTGAGCCGACGTTGTATTTCGTCGGTACGCAGCCCCTCCACGTGCAATGTGCCCGCGTACGGAAAGGTCAGGTTGCCATTTTGATCGACGACAAACCCGGCCAGCGGATCGCTCGACCGGCTTGACGACTGGGACTGCGTGGGACCGATCGCCGCTGCAATTTCAGGGTGATCCCAAACCACGATCTGCAGTACATCACCCACTCCTACCGCGTACGTCTGCGGCGCGCCGGACAGCAACTGCGCGATTTCGACCTGTTGCTGCGCATCGATCCTCGCGAGGCGGGAGATCAAATTGGCATCGACTTCCGTAATCTCGATATCGGGGGTTCCCGGTGTTGCGTCGACCTTTTCCGCTTCTGCCGCTACGCCCGCCTGATCGGCTGCGCCGGTCGGGTTCGCATTGCCTCGCGATTTCTGCATACGCGACGTTTCCATCCGCATGCCGGGCGCCACTGCACAAGCGCTCGTCAATAGCGTCACCGCCGCGAGTATTGCGCCGAGCCGAAACGCCGGCCCGCTCCTGTTCACCGCTAACATCGTGTTCACCTATTCAAGCGAGCCCGCCAAAGCGTTGCTCTTGCTGCCTGATCCGAAGCAGATCTTTTTACTGTTTAGCCGGCGCGCGACTGTCTGTTGCGTGCCCTCTGTTGCGTGATCCGCGCGCCACGTAAGTTGAAAGGACGCGTCAATATGCATTTCGATGTAACAATCCATTCGCCACCGTGGAAAGAACAATGCGCATATCGAACGAGAAGGACCAATTCCTTAAGTAATACAGATCGTATTCGACGCGCTTCTGCATCTTCTCTATACGATCTGTCTCCCCCCGCAACCCATTCACCTGCGCCCAGCCCGTAATTCCCGGCTTGATCCGATATCGATGGATATACCCGTCGACGATCGTGCGGTACTGATCGTCGTGTTCCGTGGCGTGCGGCCTGGGTCCCACCACCGACATCTCCCCTCGCAGCACGTTCAGAAACTGCGGCAATTCATCGAGGCTCGTGCGACGAAGGAAAGCACCGACACGAGTGATCCGCGGATCGCCGCGTGTGGCCTGTTGAACGACGCCCGGCGTTTCGACGTGCGCACGCATCGTGCGAAATTTGTAGATGCGAAAGACGCGGCCGTCCGCGCCCTTGCGCCGTTGCGTGAACAGGACCGGCCCTTTCGACGACAGCTTCACCGCCGCAGCGATGGCCGCCAGCAACGGCGACAGCGCCAGCAGAACCACCGCCGCGAACACCCGGTCGAATATCGCTTTCTGCACGAGTGCATACGGCGTCATGGGCGAAGCCATCAGGTTGATCGCCGGCGCCCCCATCAGATCGACGACATTGCGGTCGAACATCGCAAGGCTGCGCATGTCGGGAATGAAACGTACATTCACGAGGTCGCCGTTGAATTCGTCGAGCAGGCGCGCTACCGTGCGCTCCTCGGACATGGGCAGCGCAAGCCATATTTCTTCGATCTGTTCGCGCCGCACCCAGTCGGCGAATTCATTCAATACACCGAACGACTTCAGGCCGCTCACGCTGGCTGCCCGCGGCGAGCCGTCTTCACGCACGAGCGGATCGAACGTAGCAACCGCACGGAATCCCGCACCCGGTGAACCGGCAATGTTGGCGAGCACCTGATCCCGATGCGCACCCGAGCCCACGACCGCCACCATGCGCAAATTCTTTCCCGCAAGCCGCATCCTGCCGAGCGCGGCATGTACCAGCAGGCGCGACGCGACGAGTGCTACCGCGGTGAACAATGTCCAACTGACACACCAGAGGCGCGACACCGATGCGGCTCGATGCAGCAGGAACGTCATTGCAAGTCCACACGCCTGAACGACCACCCAGCCGAGCACCACGCGCACGCTCAGCCGCCATTTCGATCGGCCGCGCCACGATTCGTACACGCCCAGCCATGGCAACAACAGAATGGCAAACGCCATGTCGAACGCGACGAGCGCGACTTCGAGAACCGATTGCGCGGGATCGTGCTGGCAAACAATCGACGCCAGCGCCGCGCCCAGTGCGATCAGAATCGCGTCGAACAGACGTGCCAGCGCGCTCTCCATGTCCGCCAGATTGCGGCCGGCAGTTTGCCTCATTACCGTGTGCATACCTCGTCACCTGCCACTTCGCGCCACGTCGCCGACGTTGCAACAGACTTCCATTGCAGCAACCCATGCGTGGCATTGCCGCCGACTATCCGTCTTCGCAATGCCGCTGCGCGTCACCTTTTAAAGAGATCCAATTGTGACCTTGGCGGCATCGCTCAGACATAAGACGTTTCCCAATGCACTCCTGTATTTGCGGGGTAAATTTGGGCAGGTCTCCAATGCTGTCCAAATGATCGCGGGCTATTCTTGACAGAACCCGTCTCGTAGATAAGGCGTCGTGTGCTTTCGCTGTCTTAATCCGGTTAAGACATAAATCCAGGATTGGATTGAACGTCATGCCACGATTAGCGGGCGGGGGCTCAGTTCACCCCTGCGCAAGCGATGAAGTTTCGCGGGCAGTGTTCACCTGGCACTCCGCCTGCCAGAGCAAAGAGATGCGGAGTGCGTTCGCGAGCAAGCGTTGCACGTTGCCCGGCGCGCGGCGCGCGGCGCCCGGCGCGACGTGCGGGATATCCCGTCCGTACGCGCCGCGCATTTCGCTTACCACTGATACGCCGCGCCGGCGCCCACCGTCGTCGTGGCCGAGCTGATGCCCGCGCCCAGTTTCACCTTGAGGTTCTGCGTTACACGGGCCGACACGCCCACCGCGACTGCCTGATAGCCTTTGTACCCGGCGGTGCCGACGCCGATCGCGAGATTCTTGTTCGCATCGACTTCCGGCACCATGGTCAGCGCGATAGCCGACGCAGTCCCCGTGTAGGCGCTACGCGCAATGTCACTCATGCCGCCCTGGAATTGCTGCATGTTGACCGCGTCGGTGGCGGCCTGTCCCGGCGCGACATTAGTGATGCGCCGCTCGCTGCCGGCCGAGCCCACCGATACTGTGTTCGTCACATCGGCGACGGAGTTCTCGCCGATCGCTACCGAATTCGGCGCAGACGCGATCGCGCCACCGCCGATCGCCACCGAGCCATTGCCGACCGCCCTCGCAGCATTGCCGCCGCTGTTGACGGCGACATACGGATTGCCGCTGTTCTGAACGTTCTGCACGGTTTGCCCGAGGTTGCTGATCTGCTGGTTCGTGTTCCAGAGCTGCGCGCCGGTCACGGCGTCGGTGCTGGTGGCCGAAATTTCGCCATCCTGAAGATTGGTCAACTGCACCTTCGGCGCATTAGCCGCCGTGCCGCCGAGCGTGACGCGGTCGTGCGCGGAGCTGTCGTACTGGACTGCATTCGCCACTGCCCCGCTGATATTGCCAACGGTGTTCTGCAGGCCGGCGATGTCGCTGCTGTTCTGCGACACGCGCCCATCCAGATTGGTGATCGCACTGCCGACGTTGTTCACGACCGTGCCGCCCACGCTATACGAAGGCGCCGACACGGTTCCATCCGCATTGACCGTCGCGCCGCCGCCGAGCGCCAACGCGGTGCTCGCCGACTGAGCGTACAGTTGCGCACCATTGATTGC includes:
- a CDS encoding polysaccharide biosynthesis protein, whose translation is MHLLFRLVFRIASLALKFALTIVIARTLGFAAVADYGLAVAVSVVSSKLLGLGFSTEINRRLSGENASIAIHEARRLLSLYCVVYFVIAAVVWLIRVGVDLPVFAGMSRGVLVGIMLVAFSEHLGLETTSYVFSLHRPRLGSFLLFIRTGAWAGVAIIALLSGAVRSIESILTLWWVTNVVAALGACGCLWNHEYEGKRFARAKAAGSVTSVRTVWLDGLPFFVATTVLSCLQYGERFIASGIITADQLGRYVFAWSVANSIQTIAYATVVVTTGPRLVRSLGVATADFRAVLRSSARTSICITVLAAAAILALIQPIFRMAHEPVDGATRLMLSTLLISFVLRSIADIYWSAAIALRLGKQVFVVISAVAIFSMPLEWLSVARLGAVGAAFAHLMVSAAIVASVLFVVTRCRERQDERRQRARGACP
- a CDS encoding polysaccharide biosynthesis tyrosine autokinase, which produces MKHDEEIDLIAVLDVLVDYRWIILKICVTCLVLATAFAFLFPPRYEADISVQVEDGTGMAAAQSLLGDVSSLFSYNSPTSAEQQIMASRLVVTSVVDQLHSYIVVRPSRFPVIGDLISRFNDSIGRPGVLGIGGWVWGPESADIPLFDVPKRVEGDHFALTVLEGGRYRLSGWDLTDAFIGRVGQVEEIKTEYGPLTLCVKSFNAEPGAKFKLTRRSRLDTIVDMQNGLDIQEKIKSSGILIASLKGTDPITVRDQLAAVGRYYVKQNIDRKAADAAQSLAFLDTQTPLLKEQLENAEARYTQMRNRQGSVDLTEEAKIALQQTADAKTRMLELQQKRDELAARFTDSHPDVIALGSQIATLRSQQSAFDQQIRRLPDVQQDAVRLMLDVKVDTELYTALLNNVQQLKLVEAGKTGTVRLVDTPVVPEQVAFPNRPLTIAAGALLGLLLGTGFAFVHSFLFAGVAEAEEVESHTGLNVYATIPLSRHQQQVNADDSDASDVRLLVERHPHDPAVESLRSLRTALQFAMANAANKVILVSGPTPGVGKSFVSANFGALLASSGKRVLIIDCDLRRGYLHQNFRRERESGLTDVIAGKLRLNEVIHRNVIQNLDVVTTGDLPFSAAEVLLHERVQGIFEACARDYDVVLVDSPPVLVATDAVVLAHYCATVLLVARAGRTRVSELSESVKRFAHNGIAVTGVILNGVDPKSGRRAYSRKNGGYRYVQYSYDDSRIAPLSRWRRLISRIGRRL
- a CDS encoding low molecular weight protein-tyrosine-phosphatase; translation: MICRVLVVCAGNICRSPMAAALLEQTLETAAVASAGLTALIGYEADPMAVSLMSERGLDIRPHRARQLVGWMVASADLVLTMDQRQKQHVERGYPLSRGRVFRLGHGSGTPMKIGAGFDIPDPYRKDRAAFERSLELIDAGVRGWSERINRLT
- a CDS encoding cellulase family glycosylhydrolase encodes the protein MVGIERVFRSGLLALCICCASAGAHAQLFKNWISNIDQSPKVGVQVKIERFTPDMARRIKAFGFSFVRFGVWMNSMQLASYRNSVSAAFDAADSAGLPVLLTVRSTVSLVQPAQNDESRTAQLRESATQLVDLISRLTGTYQKNLLAIELWNEPDLPAYWPTGSVDSTFPVFIQAVCEKLKSVHTSTPVIGFGFSSAPLMNTRSGRLLQSVQASSSGCIDAVSYHAYGMSSRQIQDVSADVRSRYGLPVVISEWGVSSGGKKDAVGQADEIKSFLAKRAQTGTPLMSIYEWQDSQQAKNSRERNFGLVDATGAAKPAFGSARAALSVK
- a CDS encoding polysaccharide pyruvyl transferase family protein; this translates as MILPSKHVVLLHAYSSRNSGDGLLVDLSIGLLKQALGENTRVSIVAADPASFSQHSDLHPAPVLAENGVARIAAAASLLLPVASNSRLSELLRLLKSADLIAGVGGGYLRARNYLEALKLEAGHLLQMRAACLSGKPTVYLPQSIGPSMPAEPLHSHLKAMLGTFSSVFVRDDRSMSFLEGNTNTQRAPDLAVLDFERRSTQIMALANTAPSAVNHVAFVLRRAPSWGVQQRKRYEASTQALIERLRPACRISFSVQSTGRGNDDLAYYRSMGITGDLLPLKQLLNTDRPDVVVSVRLHGALESVLSGVPSYHLSYERKGFGAYADLGLNGWVANAADFDPDKVAATILADGAVPDFWKNASTGVERIRRGRERVVDALRAAHCG
- a CDS encoding glycosyltransferase, with product MMRSNTVTPRDEISRPVPTRTLPVVPERSTNADTNRNQKARRLRVALVVEAAGGGVAVHIADLIRGLRARGGIEIHLVVPSGDRFDGTIIDESVLAQCDSVHRLPVQRSVGASDTLAFAHLFRCLREIMPDIVHSHSSKAGALARLCLGPWKQVYTPHAVYTLNPYLPRAQRRFYGLIERLLGRFRSDRIIAVSVDEAEHLHQVLRIPADRIATIFNGVPAPSLMPAAAARAALGLPSNAVVVGFVGRLEFQKGVDRLASAARSLLDRGMDDVIFAVIGPGDFMGASGICAQGVPSNIRLLGAVPAARRYFSAFDIFALPSRYEGFPYVVLEAMAARVPIVSTRVSGAAELIGAERMGFVVPNTDDVAAFSDAIGALAQDPSMRESMSLNCERAVERFSTSSMVNQTVDLYKRLIRERK